From a region of the Janthinobacterium sp. 61 genome:
- a CDS encoding S41 family peptidase, which yields MKKTRILTAIAAASALLLSHPALALPNTQDTRMLSEPAVSSRHIAFIYAGDLWLSNLDGGGARRLTSDLGDKSNPVFSPDGSQIAYSANIDGNVDVYVIAAAGGVPRRLTFHPGVDLAQSFTPDGQAVMFTSPRAAFNNRFQKLFTVPVTGGVETQLEIPNASRATYSPDGKRIAYNPLMPAFKQWKRYRGGTNSWLWLFSSSDKSIEKIPQPTTRSNDVDPIWIKDTVYFRSDRNGEFNLFAYDVKTKAVRQLTQHADFPVLNASAANGTIVYEQAGYLHSFDIASGQARKLSIAVASDLGQTRPRWVKNAKYIRDASISPSGARVAFEYRGEIVTIPADKGDVRNLTQTAGAHERTPIWSPDGRSVAYFSDESGEYALHVRAQDGKGAVKKFKLNGSGFYDNAVWSPDSKKIAFADNGWSMYVIDVGTGKLQKVATEPMYGVDKSMRASWAPDSRWLAYTLNSPTYTRSAYIYSIEQNKSMPVTDGLSDVAQPVFDKSGKYLYFFASTNAGPSNNWFSQQNEDNLVTRTVWMAVLRRDLPSPLIKESDEEKAASAENKKDTAKAEPEAKSEPKVDPKTGRDDPKVAVAPVAPIVIDFDGIATRIVDLPLPAAQFSSLAAGAAGQIFLLRESDGKKAVQRFDLKERKAETVVAEADDFEVSADGKKLLYRQKDNWAMGSATGKLLAPGEGKIKVDAIEVKADPRAEWTQIFNEVWRINRDYFYDPGMHGVDWKAMRDKYAVFLPELSSRADLNRLIQWMCSELAVGHHRGGGGDDFIEAKKVPGGLLGADYEVSDGHYRFKKVYGGLNWNPALRAPLTEPGLNVKAGEYLLAVDSRPLLPPTNLYSAFENTAGKAIDLTVGPSADGKGARTITVVPVPTEDALRNRDWIEGNMRKVNAATGGKVAYVYVPNTAGLGHTYFKRYFFPQADKQAIIVDERFNGGGSVADYYIEILQKKEIAWWTMRYGADMKTPSASIQGPRAMLIDETAGSGGDLLPWMFRKNNMGPLIGKATWGGLVGVLGFPVLMDGGFITAPNLAFWTRENGWGVENEGVPPDIEVEQTPADVIAGRDPQLDKAIEVIQAELAKNPPVQPARPAFPDKSK from the coding sequence TTGAAAAAGACACGCATCTTGACGGCCATCGCGGCCGCCAGCGCACTGCTGCTGAGCCACCCGGCCCTGGCCCTGCCCAATACGCAAGACACCCGCATGCTGAGCGAACCGGCCGTTTCCAGCCGGCATATCGCCTTCATCTATGCGGGCGATCTGTGGCTGTCCAACCTGGACGGCGGCGGCGCGCGGCGCCTCACTTCCGACCTGGGCGACAAGTCCAATCCCGTCTTCTCGCCCGACGGCAGCCAGATCGCGTATAGCGCGAACATCGACGGCAATGTCGACGTGTATGTGATCGCGGCGGCGGGCGGCGTGCCACGCCGCCTGACTTTCCACCCAGGCGTTGACCTGGCGCAATCGTTCACGCCCGATGGCCAGGCCGTAATGTTCACTTCGCCCCGCGCCGCCTTCAACAACCGCTTCCAGAAGCTGTTTACGGTGCCGGTGACGGGCGGAGTAGAAACCCAGCTGGAAATCCCCAACGCATCGCGCGCCACGTATTCTCCGGACGGCAAGCGCATTGCGTACAACCCCCTGATGCCCGCTTTCAAGCAGTGGAAGCGTTATCGGGGCGGCACCAATTCCTGGCTGTGGCTGTTTTCCTCCAGCGATAAATCCATCGAGAAAATCCCCCAGCCGACCACGCGCTCGAACGACGTCGACCCGATCTGGATCAAGGACACCGTGTACTTCCGCTCCGACCGCAACGGCGAATTCAACCTGTTTGCGTACGACGTGAAGACCAAGGCCGTGCGCCAGCTGACGCAGCATGCGGATTTCCCCGTACTGAATGCCTCGGCGGCGAATGGCACCATCGTCTACGAGCAGGCTGGCTATCTGCACTCGTTTGACATCGCCAGCGGCCAGGCGCGCAAGCTGAGTATCGCCGTGGCCAGCGACCTGGGGCAGACACGCCCGCGCTGGGTCAAGAACGCGAAATACATCCGCGACGCCTCGATTTCGCCATCGGGCGCCAGGGTCGCCTTCGAGTATCGGGGCGAGATCGTCACCATCCCCGCCGACAAGGGCGACGTGCGCAACCTGACGCAGACGGCCGGCGCCCACGAGCGCACGCCCATCTGGTCGCCCGATGGCCGCTCTGTCGCGTATTTCTCGGACGAGTCGGGCGAATACGCGCTGCATGTGCGGGCCCAGGACGGCAAGGGCGCGGTGAAAAAATTCAAGCTCAATGGCAGCGGCTTTTACGACAACGCCGTCTGGTCGCCCGACAGCAAGAAGATTGCCTTTGCCGACAATGGCTGGAGCATGTACGTGATCGACGTCGGCACGGGCAAGCTGCAAAAGGTCGCCACAGAACCGATGTATGGCGTCGACAAGAGCATGCGCGCCTCGTGGGCGCCCGATTCGCGCTGGCTGGCCTACACGCTCAATTCGCCCACCTACACGCGCAGCGCGTATATCTATTCCATCGAGCAGAACAAGTCGATGCCCGTGACCGATGGCCTGTCCGACGTGGCCCAGCCCGTGTTCGACAAGAGCGGCAAATACCTGTACTTCTTCGCTTCGACGAATGCAGGCCCCAGCAACAACTGGTTCTCGCAGCAGAATGAAGACAACCTGGTGACGCGCACCGTATGGATGGCCGTGCTGCGGCGCGATTTGCCGTCGCCGCTGATCAAGGAAAGCGACGAGGAAAAGGCCGCCAGCGCAGAGAACAAAAAAGACACGGCGAAGGCGGAACCGGAAGCGAAGAGCGAACCGAAGGTCGATCCGAAGACGGGCCGCGACGATCCGAAAGTGGCCGTGGCACCGGTGGCGCCGATAGTCATCGATTTTGACGGCATCGCCACGCGCATCGTCGACCTGCCGCTTCCGGCCGCGCAGTTCTCCAGCCTGGCCGCTGGCGCTGCGGGGCAGATATTCCTGCTGCGCGAAAGCGACGGCAAGAAGGCCGTGCAGCGCTTTGATTTGAAGGAGCGCAAGGCGGAAACTGTGGTGGCCGAGGCCGATGATTTCGAAGTGTCGGCCGACGGCAAGAAGCTGCTGTACCGTCAAAAGGACAACTGGGCCATGGGCTCCGCCACGGGCAAGCTGCTGGCGCCGGGGGAGGGCAAGATCAAGGTCGACGCCATCGAAGTGAAAGCCGACCCGCGCGCCGAATGGACGCAGATTTTCAATGAAGTGTGGCGCATCAACCGCGACTATTTCTATGATCCGGGCATGCATGGCGTGGATTGGAAGGCCATGCGCGACAAGTACGCCGTCTTCCTGCCCGAGCTGTCCAGCCGCGCCGACCTGAACCGCCTGATCCAGTGGATGTGCAGCGAACTGGCCGTGGGCCACCACCGCGGTGGCGGCGGCGACGATTTTATCGAGGCGAAGAAGGTGCCGGGGGGATTGCTGGGCGCCGATTACGAGGTCAGCGACGGCCATTACCGTTTCAAGAAGGTGTATGGCGGCTTGAACTGGAACCCGGCCCTGCGCGCGCCGCTGACGGAGCCTGGCCTGAATGTGAAGGCGGGCGAATACCTGCTGGCCGTCGATAGCCGTCCTTTGTTGCCGCCCACCAATCTGTACAGCGCGTTTGAAAACACGGCTGGCAAAGCCATCGACCTGACGGTGGGGCCATCGGCCGACGGCAAGGGCGCGCGCACGATTACCGTGGTGCCCGTGCCGACGGAGGATGCCTTGCGCAACCGCGACTGGATCGAAGGCAATATGCGCAAGGTCAATGCGGCAACCGGCGGCAAGGTGGCGTACGTGTACGTACCCAATACGGCAGGCCTGGGCCACACCTACTTCAAGCGCTATTTCTTCCCGCAGGCGGACAAGCAGGCCATCATCGTCGACGAGCGTTTCAATGGCGGCGGCAGCGTGGCCGATTACTATATCGAGATCCTGCAGAAGAAGGAAATCGCCTGGTGGACCATGCGTTACGGCGCCGACATGAAGACGCCGTCGGCCTCCATCCAGGGGCCGCGCGCCATGCTGATCGACGAGACGGCCGGCTCGGGCGGCGACCTGCTGCCGTGGATGTTCCGCAAAAACAACATGGGCCCGCTGATCGGCAAGGCCACCTGGGGCGGCCTGGTGGGCGTGCTGGGCTTCCCCGTACTGATGGACGGCGGCTTCATCACGGCACCGAACCTGGCCTTCTGGACGCGCGAAAACGGCTGGGGCGTGGAAAACGAAGGCGTGCCACCCGATATCGAAGTCGAGCAGACGCCAGCCGACGTCATCGCCGGCCGCGATCCGCAGCTGGATAAGGCGATCGAGGTGATCCAGGCCGAACTGGCGAAGAACCCGCCCGTGCAGCCTGCACGTCCTGCGTTTCCGGACAAGAGCAAGTAG
- a CDS encoding quinone-dependent dihydroorotate dehydrogenase: protein MSEKFLYSLARPLLFSMDAEAAHHLTLPALKRASALGLTKLAGKPAADPRTVMGITFPNPVGLAAGLDKDGAYIDALADLGFGSIEVGTVTPRAQAGNPKPRMFRLPQAQGIINRMGFNNGGVDAFVANVQASKFYQDRAGVLGLNIGKNADTPIERAADDYLLCLEKVYPYASYVTVNISSPNTKNLRQLQGASELDALLSQLKEAQARLADKHKRYVPLALKIAPDMDGEQVKSIAESLTRHRIDGVIATNTTLSRSAVEGMPHGAEAGGLSGAPVFELSNNVIRLLKAELGDALPIIGVGGIMQGKDALAKFEAGAQLVQLYSGLIYAGPALIKDCARALRGKQPA from the coding sequence ATGTCTGAAAAATTCCTGTACTCCCTCGCCCGCCCGCTGCTGTTTTCGATGGATGCCGAAGCGGCCCACCATCTCACCCTGCCCGCCCTGAAACGCGCTAGCGCGCTGGGCCTGACGAAGCTGGCCGGCAAACCTGCCGCCGACCCGCGCACGGTGATGGGCATCACCTTCCCGAATCCCGTGGGCCTGGCAGCCGGCTTGGACAAGGATGGCGCCTACATCGACGCGCTGGCCGACCTGGGTTTCGGCTCCATCGAAGTCGGTACCGTCACACCGCGCGCGCAAGCGGGAAATCCGAAACCGCGCATGTTCCGCCTGCCGCAGGCGCAAGGCATCATCAACCGCATGGGTTTTAACAATGGCGGCGTGGACGCCTTTGTGGCGAATGTGCAGGCGTCGAAGTTTTACCAGGACCGCGCCGGCGTGCTGGGCCTGAACATCGGCAAGAACGCCGACACGCCCATCGAGCGGGCGGCCGACGACTACCTGCTGTGCCTGGAAAAAGTCTACCCCTACGCCAGCTATGTGACGGTGAATATCTCCTCGCCGAACACCAAGAATCTGCGCCAGCTGCAGGGCGCGTCCGAACTCGACGCCCTGCTGTCGCAACTGAAGGAAGCGCAGGCGCGCCTGGCGGACAAGCACAAGCGCTACGTGCCGCTGGCCCTCAAAATCGCGCCGGACATGGATGGCGAGCAGGTGAAAAGCATCGCCGAGTCGCTCACGCGCCACCGCATCGACGGTGTCATCGCCACCAACACGACCCTGTCGCGCAGCGCAGTGGAAGGCATGCCGCACGGTGCGGAAGCGGGCGGCCTGTCGGGCGCGCCCGTGTTTGAGCTATCGAACAATGTCATCCGCCTGCTGAAGGCGGAACTGGGCGACGCCCTGCCCATCATCGGCGTGGGCGGCATCATGCAAGGCAAGGATGCCTTGGCCAAGTTCGAGGCGGGCGCGCAGCTGGTGCAGTTGTACAGCGGCCTGATTTACGCGGGCCCGGCACTGATCAAGGATTGCGCGCGCGCGCTGCGCGGCAAACAGCCAGCATGA
- a CDS encoding aldo/keto reductase, translating into MDKVRLGSSSLEVSRICLGTMTFGEQNSEAEAHSQLDYALERGINFIDTAEMYPVMASAQTQGSTERHIGSWLKKSGRRGDIVLASKVAGPNSRMHWIRKGKTDHDAVNIRAAVEDSLRRLQTEHIDLYQLHWPSRNLPIFGASVYNPRKEHASVAIEDTLAVLGKLVEEGKIGHIGVSNESSWGVCEYIKQAELKGLPRIVSIQNLYNLTARHFETSLLDETCHRENVSLLAYSPLAFGQLTAKYLDDPQAKGRLTRFPAGWSPRYVRPATIAAASQYAALARAHGLSPAQLALAWCYSRWFVASTIIGATSVEQLQQNIDAHQVTLSPELVAAVDAIHARAPNPGQ; encoded by the coding sequence ATGGATAAGGTCAGACTCGGCTCCAGCAGCCTGGAAGTCAGCAGGATCTGCCTGGGCACGATGACCTTCGGCGAACAGAATTCGGAAGCCGAAGCGCACAGCCAGCTCGATTACGCGCTGGAACGGGGCATCAACTTCATCGACACGGCCGAGATGTACCCGGTGATGGCCAGCGCGCAGACGCAAGGCAGCACGGAACGCCATATCGGCAGCTGGCTGAAGAAAAGCGGCAGGCGGGGCGACATCGTCCTGGCCAGCAAGGTGGCCGGGCCGAACTCGCGCATGCACTGGATACGCAAGGGCAAGACGGACCACGACGCGGTCAACATCCGCGCCGCCGTCGAAGACAGCTTGCGCCGGCTGCAGACGGAGCACATAGATCTGTATCAATTGCACTGGCCCAGCCGCAACCTGCCCATCTTCGGCGCCAGTGTGTATAACCCCCGCAAGGAACATGCCTCGGTGGCCATCGAAGACACGCTGGCCGTGCTGGGCAAGCTGGTCGAGGAAGGCAAGATCGGCCACATCGGCGTGTCGAACGAATCGTCGTGGGGCGTGTGCGAATACATCAAGCAGGCGGAACTGAAAGGCTTGCCGCGCATCGTATCCATCCAGAACCTGTACAACTTGACGGCGCGCCATTTCGAGACAAGCCTGCTCGACGAAACCTGCCACCGGGAAAATGTAAGCTTGCTGGCATACAGCCCGCTGGCGTTCGGTCAGCTGACGGCGAAATACCTCGACGATCCACAGGCCAAGGGCCGCCTGACGCGCTTCCCGGCCGGCTGGAGTCCCCGCTACGTGCGCCCCGCTACCATAGCGGCAGCCAGCCAGTATGCGGCGCTGGCCCGCGCGCATGGCTTGAGTCCGGCGCAACTGGCGCTGGCCTGGTGCTACTCGCGCTGGTTCGTGGCCTCGACCATCATCGGCGCCACCAGCGTGGAGCAGTTGCAGCAAAATATCGATGCCCATCAAGTCACCTTGTCGCCGGAACTGGTGGCGGCCGTCGACGCCATCCACGCCAGAGCGCCCAATCCGGGACAGTAA
- a CDS encoding TonB-dependent siderophore receptor: MSSSTARSQLPALPVKTVIAASLIACFSLPMQAQAQQELPAEGELQSVVVTGTFAKNRRTIDSESPIDILTSRDLQSTGSGELATVLARLLPSLNFARATGADASDAVRPAQLRGLSPDQTLVLVNGKRRYTSAVVNVNGSLGRGSAPVDLNAIPLAAIDHVEVLRDGAAAQYGSDAIAGVINIILKKGAAGGDIEVGYGQTQERDGKQKSIKGSAGFALGDDGWVRVSAEVAERDPTNRAGADFRNPLEPRYGKVNQRYGDPESKPATIFLNSEYHINDNVDWYAFGNYGKRDTSAAATWRTALIQDPNNSKLFVQRTPLFPEGFLPLQNSTLTDQSIVTGLRGEAAGWRWDASINYGSNKFELDLDNTVNQSLGANSPTHFYAGSLKNEQTVFNLDAAREFPVSYFTGPLTVAVGAEARHEKYSIGAGDEASYTGGGSQGFAGFRPANAGSHSRHNESIYVNLEAEATKNLSGGVALRHERYSDFGSTTSAKGSARYAFSDALSLRGTVSSGFRAPSLAQQYYTITTTNFQVVNGVNTPIETGTFAVNTPQARALGAQDLKPEKARNYSLGLQFQPSRNFTTTVDAYRIDIDNRILFSANLVLSNALKNVLAAQGTPVGSGRYFTNAVDTRTEGVDIVSTYRIDLQDKDRLDLTVAYNHNKSTVQKIADNPAILTANNLKLIDRQSIDRITVASPKDKFSLAADYGFGIWNAHGVVTRYGSFTVPQNDVKLDQTYDPQWVLDVSGSVKLGKNWRLVAGIDNVTNRYPAQVTSNGNLNVNGTQPYSIFAPNGFNGRYYYAKAGYSW, translated from the coding sequence ATGAGTTCAAGCACCGCCCGCTCCCAGCTTCCCGCCCTCCCCGTAAAAACCGTTATCGCCGCCAGCCTGATCGCCTGCTTCAGCCTGCCAATGCAAGCGCAAGCGCAGCAAGAACTGCCGGCCGAAGGCGAATTGCAATCGGTGGTGGTCACCGGCACCTTCGCCAAGAACCGCCGCACCATCGATTCCGAATCGCCGATCGACATCCTTACCTCGCGCGACCTGCAAAGCACGGGTTCGGGCGAGCTGGCCACCGTGCTGGCGCGCCTGCTGCCATCGCTGAACTTCGCCCGCGCCACAGGCGCCGACGCCAGCGACGCCGTGCGTCCGGCCCAGCTGCGCGGCCTGTCGCCCGACCAGACGCTGGTGCTGGTGAACGGCAAGCGCCGCTATACCTCGGCAGTCGTCAACGTCAACGGTTCCCTGGGCCGCGGCTCGGCGCCCGTGGACCTGAACGCCATTCCCCTGGCCGCCATCGACCACGTGGAAGTGCTGCGCGATGGTGCGGCGGCCCAGTACGGCTCTGACGCGATTGCCGGCGTGATCAACATCATCCTGAAAAAAGGCGCGGCCGGCGGCGATATCGAAGTAGGCTATGGCCAGACGCAGGAACGCGACGGCAAGCAAAAATCCATCAAGGGTTCGGCCGGCTTCGCCCTGGGCGACGACGGCTGGGTGCGTGTCTCGGCGGAAGTGGCCGAACGCGATCCGACCAACCGCGCCGGCGCCGATTTCCGCAATCCGCTGGAGCCGCGCTATGGCAAGGTCAACCAGCGCTATGGCGACCCGGAAAGCAAGCCGGCAACGATTTTCCTCAACAGCGAATACCACATCAATGACAATGTGGACTGGTACGCCTTCGGCAACTACGGCAAGCGCGACACCTCGGCCGCCGCCACCTGGCGCACGGCCCTGATCCAGGACCCGAATAATTCCAAGCTGTTCGTCCAGCGCACGCCGCTCTTCCCGGAAGGCTTCTTGCCGTTGCAAAACAGCACTCTGACCGACCAGTCCATCGTCACGGGCTTGCGCGGCGAGGCGGCCGGCTGGCGCTGGGATGCCAGCATCAATTACGGCAGCAACAAGTTCGAACTGGACCTGGACAATACGGTCAACCAGTCGCTGGGCGCAAACAGCCCCACGCATTTCTATGCCGGTTCGCTGAAAAATGAGCAGACCGTGTTCAACCTCGATGCGGCGCGCGAATTTCCCGTCTCTTACTTTACGGGACCGCTGACTGTGGCTGTCGGTGCCGAAGCGCGCCATGAAAAGTACAGCATCGGTGCCGGCGACGAAGCGTCGTACACGGGTGGCGGCTCGCAAGGCTTTGCCGGCTTCCGTCCTGCCAACGCAGGCAGCCACTCGCGCCACAACGAGTCGATCTATGTGAACCTGGAAGCGGAAGCGACGAAAAACCTGTCCGGTGGCGTAGCCCTGCGCCATGAGCGCTACAGCGACTTCGGCAGCACCACCTCGGCCAAGGGTTCGGCGCGCTACGCGTTCAGCGATGCCCTGTCGCTGCGCGGCACCGTGTCGAGCGGTTTCCGCGCGCCATCGCTGGCGCAGCAGTACTACACCATTACCACCACCAACTTCCAGGTCGTCAACGGCGTCAACACGCCGATCGAGACGGGCACCTTCGCCGTCAACACGCCGCAGGCGCGCGCCCTGGGCGCACAGGATCTGAAACCGGAAAAGGCCCGCAACTACAGCCTGGGCCTGCAGTTCCAGCCTAGCCGCAACTTCACGACGACAGTGGACGCCTACCGCATCGACATCGACAACCGCATCCTGTTCTCAGCCAATCTGGTCCTCAGCAATGCCTTGAAAAACGTCCTTGCTGCGCAGGGCACGCCGGTGGGTTCGGGTCGCTATTTCACCAACGCCGTCGATACGCGCACGGAAGGCGTGGACATCGTCAGCACCTACCGCATCGACCTGCAGGACAAGGACCGCCTGGACCTCACCGTGGCGTACAACCATAACAAGAGCACGGTACAGAAAATCGCCGACAATCCGGCCATCCTGACGGCCAACAACCTGAAACTGATCGACCGCCAGAGCATCGACCGCATCACGGTGGCGTCGCCAAAGGACAAGTTCAGCCTGGCCGCCGACTACGGCTTCGGCATCTGGAATGCACACGGTGTCGTGACGCGCTACGGCAGTTTCACCGTGCCGCAAAACGATGTCAAGCTGGACCAGACGTATGATCCGCAATGGGTGCTGGACGTGTCCGGTTCCGTGAAACTGGGCAAGAACTGGCGCCTGGTGGCCGGCATCGACAACGTCACCAACCGCTACCCGGCGCAAGTGACCAGCAACGGCAACCTGAACGTCAACGGCACCCAGCCCTACAGTATCTTCGCGCCGAACGGTTTCAACGGCCGCTATTACTACGCCAAGGCGGGTTATAGCTGGTAA
- a CDS encoding DUF2185 domain-containing protein, translating to MPSWHLTDAADLAARHPYTFYKSPPEAIAQVRPGDVVKLIFAFHSDDPQAPGAERMWVLVETIEPHGHFTGKLDNMPGYIADLHAKDPVDFEARHIINTQHDDDDNLVNRYAGLCFVTKRVLEDGAPVGYLYREEPDNDDDSGWRFTANDESDDYINDSANVALVSLGAVLSVDDRFIRLLDSPAGSAYAFDHKTQQFMAVDE from the coding sequence ATGCCCAGCTGGCATCTGACCGACGCCGCCGATCTGGCAGCGCGCCACCCTTACACCTTCTATAAATCGCCGCCCGAGGCCATCGCCCAGGTACGCCCCGGCGACGTGGTCAAGCTGATCTTCGCCTTCCACAGCGACGATCCGCAGGCACCGGGCGCCGAGCGCATGTGGGTGCTGGTGGAGACGATCGAGCCGCATGGGCATTTCACGGGCAAGCTCGACAACATGCCCGGCTACATCGCCGACTTGCACGCCAAGGACCCCGTCGACTTCGAAGCGCGCCACATCATCAATACGCAGCACGACGATGACGATAACCTCGTCAACCGCTATGCGGGCCTGTGCTTCGTCACCAAACGCGTGCTGGAAGATGGCGCGCCCGTCGGCTATCTGTACCGAGAAGAACCGGACAATGACGACGACAGCGGCTGGCGCTTCACGGCCAACGACGAAAGCGATGACTACATCAACGACAGCGCCAACGTGGCCCTCGTGTCGCTGGGCGCCGTGCTCAGCGTGGACGACCGTTTCATCCGCCTGCTGGATTCTCCGGCCGGGTCAGCCTATGCTTTCGACCACAAGACGCAACAATTCATGGCGGTTGACGAATGA
- a CDS encoding MmcQ/YjbR family DNA-binding protein has protein sequence MTSDELKDFCAALPGAQAVLYGAPSNILVVEVGGKKFAYFKTSMPEQWRFSLRVSAERFIELTDMPGVKPARYMGRFHWVTIVDVVRFPPDYLAELVQASYARAVASLTRAQRAAIA, from the coding sequence ATGACTAGCGATGAACTGAAAGATTTTTGCGCAGCCCTGCCCGGCGCGCAAGCCGTGCTGTACGGTGCGCCGTCGAACATCCTCGTGGTTGAAGTGGGCGGCAAGAAGTTTGCCTATTTCAAGACCAGCATGCCCGAGCAGTGGCGCTTCAGCCTGCGCGTCAGCGCGGAGCGCTTTATCGAACTGACGGACATGCCGGGAGTGAAACCGGCCCGCTACATGGGCCGCTTTCACTGGGTCACGATCGTTGATGTAGTGCGCTTCCCGCCTGATTACCTGGCGGAACTGGTACAGGCTAGCTATGCGCGCGCCGTCGCCAGCCTGACGCGCGCGCAAAGGGCGGCGATCGCCTAG
- a CDS encoding CysB family HTH-type transcriptional regulator translates to MNFQQLRSIREAARRGYNLTEVANALFTSQPGVSRQIRELEDELGVVIFERNGKRLTGLTEPGKGILKIVDRLLIEAENLQQASLEYSGQTSGTLSVAATHTQARYALPKVVQGFRAAFPDVRIALQQSAPEHIAEWVLSGKTDIGIATEGLSQFPDLVSFPCYRWSHLIVVPDGHPLLEHSPIRLEDLAKYPLITYDKGFTGRGHIDDAFTKAGVATDIILTAMDSDVIKQYVALGLGVGIVASMAFDHGRDKGLRAVEASHLFATNTTRLAVRRGAYLRAYAYEFILQLAPDLTREDIDRAMAGEDAL, encoded by the coding sequence ATGAATTTTCAACAACTGCGATCGATCCGCGAAGCGGCCCGCCGCGGCTATAACCTGACGGAAGTGGCGAACGCCCTGTTCACGTCGCAGCCGGGCGTGAGCCGGCAGATCCGCGAACTCGAGGATGAGCTGGGCGTGGTGATTTTCGAGCGCAACGGCAAGCGCTTGACTGGCTTGACGGAGCCGGGCAAGGGCATTCTGAAAATCGTCGACCGTCTCTTGATCGAGGCGGAAAACCTGCAGCAGGCCAGCCTCGAATACAGCGGCCAGACCAGCGGGACTTTGTCCGTGGCGGCCACGCACACGCAGGCGCGCTATGCGCTGCCGAAAGTGGTGCAGGGCTTCCGTGCCGCCTTCCCCGACGTGCGTATTGCGCTACAACAAAGCGCGCCCGAGCACATCGCTGAGTGGGTGCTGTCGGGCAAGACCGATATCGGCATCGCCACCGAAGGCCTGAGCCAGTTCCCCGACCTGGTGTCGTTCCCATGCTACCGCTGGAGCCATCTGATCGTCGTGCCGGACGGCCACCCGCTGCTCGAGCACTCGCCCATCCGCCTGGAAGACCTGGCGAAATATCCCTTGATTACCTACGACAAGGGTTTCACGGGACGGGGCCATATCGACGATGCGTTCACCAAGGCGGGCGTGGCCACCGACATCATCCTCACGGCCATGGATTCCGACGTCATCAAGCAATACGTGGCGCTGGGCCTTGGCGTGGGCATCGTGGCCTCGATGGCCTTCGACCATGGCCGCGACAAGGGTTTAAGGGCAGTGGAAGCGTCGCATCTGTTCGCCACCAACACGACGCGCCTGGCCGTGCGCCGCGGCGCCTATCTGCGCGCCTATGCCTACGAGTTCATCCTGCAGCTGGCGCCGGACCTGACGCGCGAAGATATCGACCGCGCCATGGCGGGAGAAGACGCCCTCTAG
- a CDS encoding sulfate/molybdate ABC transporter ATP-binding protein — MTIAVKNIHKRFGDFVALDNISLDFPAGELTALLGPSGCGKTTLLRIIAGLEHPDSGQVLLDAEDASNRHVRERQVGFVFQHYALFKHMTVFENVAFGLRVKSRSERPSEDQIRRKVKDLLELVQLDWLADRYPPQLSGGQRQRIALARALAVEPRVLLLDEPFGALDAKVRKELRRWLRRLHDDLHVTSIFVTHDQEEALEVADQVVLMNKGTVEQLGSPEQVYNHPASPFVYGFLGNVNLFHGRVHDGVMATGDASFEVPDYAGVSDSKGTAYVRPHDLEIDRYTQGAEGIVVKLSRAHAIGPLAQLDLQRIDNSELIEAVMSNERFTHLQLKEGETLVVRPKRLHVFVEPTRT, encoded by the coding sequence ATGACCATCGCAGTTAAAAACATCCACAAGCGTTTTGGCGATTTCGTCGCCCTCGACAATATCTCGCTGGACTTTCCCGCCGGCGAACTGACGGCCCTGCTGGGCCCGTCCGGCTGCGGCAAGACCACCTTGCTGCGCATCATCGCCGGCCTGGAACATCCGGACAGCGGCCAGGTGCTGCTCGATGCGGAAGACGCGTCGAACCGCCACGTGCGCGAGCGCCAAGTCGGTTTCGTGTTTCAACACTATGCGCTGTTCAAGCACATGACGGTGTTCGAAAACGTGGCCTTCGGCTTGCGCGTGAAGTCGCGTAGCGAGCGCCCGTCGGAAGACCAGATCCGCCGCAAGGTGAAAGATTTGCTGGAACTGGTGCAGCTGGACTGGCTGGCCGACCGCTATCCGCCGCAACTGTCGGGCGGGCAACGCCAGCGTATCGCCCTGGCGCGCGCGCTGGCCGTCGAGCCCCGTGTGCTGCTGCTGGACGAACCGTTCGGCGCGCTCGACGCCAAGGTGCGCAAGGAATTGCGCCGCTGGTTGCGCCGCCTGCATGACGACTTGCATGTCACCAGCATTTTCGTTACGCATGACCAGGAAGAGGCGCTGGAAGTGGCGGACCAGGTGGTGCTGATGAACAAGGGTACCGTGGAGCAGCTGGGTTCCCCTGAGCAAGTGTACAACCACCCGGCGTCGCCTTTCGTGTACGGCTTCCTGGGCAACGTCAACCTGTTCCACGGCCGCGTGCATGACGGCGTGATGGCCACGGGCGACGCCAGCTTCGAGGTGCCTGATTACGCGGGCGTGAGCGACAGCAAGGGCACGGCCTATGTGCGTCCGCACGACCTGGAAATCGACCGCTACACGCAGGGTGCCGAAGGCATCGTCGTGAAGCTGAGCCGCGCGCATGCCATCGGCCCGCTGGCCCAGCTGGACTTGCAGCGCATCGATAACAGCGAACTGATCGAAGCGGTGATGTCGAACGAGCGCTTCACCCATCTGCAGCTGAAAGAGGGCGAGACCCTGGTCGTGCGCCCGAAACGATTACACGTGTTCGTTGAACCGACAAGAACCTAA